atcctttggagtaacAGTCTTTAGAGGTACTCCTTCAGGAAATGACTCCTCAGTGGAGAAGAGATTAGTGTCTATATCATTAACGTTGAGCTTTACTATCTTAGGTCCAGCAACTCCTCCCTGATCTTTATAGTCATAATTTGGAGGAACACAATAGCAGAATCCAACCAATAATGCTGTGGATAGTACTGAGAAGAATCTCATCTTCTCCAAGTTTTacctttccaaaaaatTGCAATTATGTTACAGATTATCCACGAGATTTTAAGTCCGAGATTCCCCTCTAGTATAAacctggaagaagaatagacaatcATGCGGACCCCATTGGAAGAAGGAATGGATTTACGGTTACATTATACCCATGAAAAGTTGGAAATTGATGACTTTAAAGCTGAAGAAGCAGAATACCATATGAATACTCGTTCGTAACCCTTTCCATACATTCCTACTCCAAGGATGGAAGAGAACATTCGCTGATATAataatttatataaatCAGGATGAAATAACCACCATTTAGCCTCCTTAATATCCACATTTTCACCTACATGAGCTACTACCGCTTTGAGCTCCAAGAAGAATCTAATGCAATAACAAAACTTACCATCTCAAACTGTAAAATTTGTGGTATTTGAGCTTGTAGCCGAACTACTAGTGAACGATGTTGCGATAAAATTGAAAATTGCCtagataaaaatgtaaagattCAAGAGAAAATAGACATGCAGCTTAAGAGTTTACAAAAAACATACCGGAAGAATATTTGAATAATGATAAGTGCAACTCTGCAAGCAGGTTCCATCGAGTGCATATTTTTAACTCCATGTTGCATTTTAGATCCATAAGATTCCAGCGCTTCCACAATGTAGTACAAGAGTTTTTCCGCATATAGAAATGGAAGTGCAATCAGAACCTCGTAAACCACACCGTAATTCATCCTTAGAATAGCCTGCAAAACATGTTCTTGAGGGCTTTTACCAAAAAGCTCAAGTGGAGGTTTTGGGGGAACTGCACCAGGatcatcatcctttttatattcttccaaagCTTTGCGATATTCTTCAGCTTCGTCTATTGTTTGTATTAGATACTCTGTAGTTTTAACAGACTCTACTGTTTTCTTTGTTGCTTTTTTCTGTATATTATCTTCATCTATCGGAATTGTCTGATGAATGTCTTCTCTAAGAGCTTCAGACTCCAACTGATGTTCTAATTCCTTTTCTCGTTCTTCAGATAGGAAAACCTGCTCATCCGTTCTTTCCCAAAATCTAATCGTAGAATCATTTCCAGCCACCGCGAAAAAATGGGCATCTGAACTGATTGAAAGCGATCGAACAGGTCTGTTGTGTCCCCTGAGCTGAGTAATGAGTTCAAAAGTATCGCAATCCCATATCTTAACAAGATAATCCAATCCAATTGTAACTAGATAATGGGTTTCATTTATCCACTGACATCCGCTTGCAGGTTTTGAATGTGCAAGGAATGACTTGTGAATGTTACCAAAATCCAGCCCCCAAATCTTTACAGTTTTATCCAGTGAAGTTGAAGCCAACAAAGTGGAGTCGGAGGAGATTGCGATTGAATTAACAGGTAGCTTGTGACCATAAAGAGTGAGAAATAGACGTAAAGAGTCAGCATAAAATGTCAGaattgtagaatcttgCAGGGAGACAGCCAAATACTGTCCATTTGGAGAATAATGCAAATCAGTGGGAACATCTGGAACATCTACTCTATTTGTGGCTTCAAGGACAATCTTTTTATCCTGCATCTTCAGCCTGTAAATCTCAACCGAGTTTTTCAAAGCTACAGCGATTGTAGCATAGTTTGGATGTAGGCACATTTTGAGTACTTGATCCTCGTTTAGTGAATACATTTCACAGGAATCAACGTGTAAGGCGTAGACGCCCTTTGAGGAACCTACAAGTGCATGCTGATTGCCAGCTAAGAACAAAGCAGAATTTCCCGACGAAAACGGTAAAACCTTCACACAGTGATGTGTGTACGAATTCCAAATCCTCAACCCATCTGCAGCAACAGACATGATCATTGTATCATCATGAGAAACGCTCAAATGAGTAATTTGTCCAGAATGTCCAAATGAACACTGAAAATCAGATACAGCTTCTTCAGCCTGCAACTTCCATGTACCAAAAATGTTACTCGAATGACCAGCTATAAATCCGCCAGGGAAAACGTTAAATGAGGATATATGTTCCACAAGATTTACAGAATAAAGAAACAGAATTTCATCTGAGGTGTCAACGGAGGCTTCATTACTCTCCATTGTTGAATCTGGTTCCTCCATTACTAcatcttttgtattttgaaTTGCAGCCCCTCCTCTAAGCGTACTTTCTAGAGCCTGAATCTCCTCATCgatatttgcaaaatttgttgTAATGGCCATTCCAGCAGCCTTTAGAGCTTCTCTAAGTTTGTTTCTCTTGgcctttttcttttctaAAACCCTTTTTAATCTCCTATCTCTTCTCTTAATACcctccttttcatcacaaattttgtataCTTCTACAAACTTGTAAGATACGGAATAGAGGTACGTAGACTTAGTGGAACGAGCATCATTTACAGTTTGAACGTTGAGAAATCTGCAGATGCCACGTCCCTCCTGTCTGTTTATCGGGGACATTTCACGAGCATAAACTGGGACATTATATTCCGTATCAAGGTCTTTTCCAGACATGTCCAGCTTATAACAGCGTATCCTATTTTCGGAGCCTCCAACGTACATGCGAGAATGTCCGATTCCCAATGCATACAATTCACCAGTTGAATCTACTATACTTTGAATACAGACCTGTGATGTTAAATCccatattttaataataCAATCCTTAGAGGTACTAACTAAAAACGTCTCATTTGAGAATTTTACAAACTCAAGAGCTGTAACCTCATTTCTATGACCTTCTAATCTAAACTTTCCAGTATCATCCGCCCAAACAACAATATCACAGTCCTGCGATCCGGTAACCCAGATTGCAAGCGATGGTTCTACCGCAAAACAGACGACAGCTGATTTATGACCGTGGAGATAAAAATCCTCATTAACGATTTTTAATCCATGGTGATCCAGTTGATCAGGAAGCGTAAATCTTCTAACAGTTCCGTTAGAGTAACCAACATACACAAAGCTTCTACTGCAGTAAAAAGATGTTACGAATGAATCAGCGTGTTCCTCAGACTTGTACTCCAGCCTTAGCTTTGGTTCACCTGATCTGCACTTCCACACCGTTACGGATTCGTCAGTTCCTGTAAATAAATGTTTATTGGATTTTTAGTGTCATTAAATGTATATGAACAGAATAGCATATGCAGACGATAGATGGGCAGAAACATGTTTTGAGGTTGAAAAATGAAACGAGCTGAATAGTCTTATAATGGGCTAGTGGTATCCTATAGTATCCTTCCTAGTCAATACTGTGAATGtaacaaattaagaccaactactcagtatagagtccctagtctccatactggagagttcatagactcctaaatctgtctaacccatggatctcctttatagcgattataaagtttccatcctgcaaaacaaaccaaGGCAGAAGTGCCAAGAATGCCCGTAGTAATACCTGATCCAACCTTAGTCCAAAAAGGGTCATTAGGTTTAGGAGTTTCAGCAGtaagaagagaaggatCAGTAGGAGTAGCTACAGTACTAGTATGTCCACCAGAATTACCTTGAAGAGGTTCAGGAGTATGTTCAGAAACAGCAGTAgcagtagtagtagaagcAGCGAGAGTAATATCAGCTCCAGCAGCTTGAAGATTAGCAGTAGTACCAGCTTCATCACCACCCGTTCCTTGAGGTCCAGAAGGACCAAGAGAAGCAGAGCGATGAGCAGAAAGATGTTCTTTTagtctttcaccatctttggCATCTTCAGCAATTTGAGCCacaggagtaccttgtagaagaatcttagtctcagactctgtatcaggaacttGGTCAGTTAAGTCAGCTGCTGGGACTTCttcacgttgaactccattctgtccaGCTTCTTTAGGGTTTACTTCAAGAGCAGCTGGTGTAGGAGCTTCACCACTGAGTTGAGCATCTTCTTGAACATCATGATTATCATTATAATTCCGAGTAACTTGAGATAGAGCACCTTCACCAGGAACAGATTCAGGATTACCATCAGAGGCAAAAATATCTTTAGCCAGTTGAAGAGCTGTACCTACTCCTGCGGCACTAAGCGCGCCAGCTACAACTGATCCAACAGCGCCAAGTTCGGCTGATTTTACTATTACAGAAGCTAGATCTCCCGCAACACATTCCAATAGTTCTTTATCAGTGCATGCTCCAGTTATACTATCACATTTATTACCTGTAGCGTCTCTATCACTATCTTTTCCACCAGGTCCAGAAGCAGCAGGACCAGCACCGCCAGGTAGAGGAGGCGGTGGAGGAGGCGGTTGTTGTTGAGGACATGTTGAATAGCTGTTACAATTGACCTCTCTTAGTGCATCTTTGAGTGCAGTCCAGTTGGTACAGTTTTCACCGGCACTATCAGGTGTTATACCATCCAGATTTCTTACTTTTGTCCACTGCTCATCTGTATTACCATTACCAGTAGTGGTAGGCTTCTTGTACCAGCCTTTGACTTTGTCTCCACCTTCAACGTAAATTAACACCGGATTCTTGTTACAGTAGAATGTATAGACAGATTTTACGTGTGGAGGAGATATTTGTCCATCTAAAGTTATTCTATTCCTAGTTATACCACGAGTAGGATCGTACTTGATAGCGGCTACCCTCCATTCGCCAGTATTAACGGTGTGTTTGTAGCAGTCGGCACtttgatgattttgtcTACAACGAACTGTCCTAAGAGTAACGGATACCCTCTTTCCACTATTAGGAGTATGGTAATAGCAACAGTAGCTTCCATTTTTATGAGTATGAGAATTTTGATGTGATAGATTCAAGGTAATTGCCTGATTGAGATAGCAATTAAGATTGTCAAGTTGAATctcaagagttttaccGGTGAGTTGAATAGTTAGAGGCTTTGGTCTTAAAGGAAGTGAAGTCCAGCTTGTTCCACCTCCCTTGTTGTAGTTGTAAGTGTAACTTCCATTCCTAAATACCTCTACTAGGAGAGGGTTTGTCATAGTTTCAAGTGTTTCTCTCCAGTACCAGACTACAAGATGAGAAACGTTTTTACCATCCCCTGTTCCAATATCTGGAACTGGAGTAGCTCCAAACTTAACCTCCTGAACCTGAAAAGGTGCTCCTGTAGCTGAAGTATGCTTAAACTTCCAGAAGCCAGAACCAGGAGGATTTTCTCCTCTTTCCAGCCTAACATCTTGGTTATTAGTACCTCCATATGTAGTAGATCCAGCTCCTTGTCCAGTATTCTTTTGTATGTCTATTGTGATACCAGATGTAGGACTAGGCATTCTACATTACAGCCTAAGAGGATCAAGTAGTCAGTTCCCAGATTCTCACAAATCCTCCACGTtcagagagagtatgctccttcaaaactctgagacccatgagtagtctcaatgcgaccaaagggagcagaccagtACTTTACTCCTCATTCCATacactcatcctccctcacaatcagctcaccgtcagagagagtatccacagaacaagatgaacaagtagCAACACAGTAAAACTGTAGATTCTCTAATCACACTAGCGATCCTTTTCAAGCTCAACATTACAGTTCAACCTATTGAACACTCCTTACACATCTCCATACCCATTTCACCCATCAATACTCAACTTTACGCATACAATCCACCATTCTATCGTCTAAATACACAATTCATGCCAAATTCCATACGCCAGGAGACGTATTAAGATCCTATACTCACGAAATCTTACCTGTAACGACGTATTCCGATGACAAGGCTGCGATTGACCGGCACTGCGACGAGTTAATGGTCCCAAAACTGTCCCGAAGGACGTATCTCAAGTACGACTTGACCATTTACGCTCAATTCTTCCCCTACAACTCCTTTAATCTCTTTGCGGAGTTTGAGCGCATTTTTAGTCTTTTGAGCCGATGCTTGTGGGTTCTGCTGTCCAGTGGAATCCACAGCACCATTTCCCATTTTCCCTTCGTTTCACAGCCATTTATTCATTATACACAAGTACTGTGGCCTGAATTTGTTGGATTTTTTGCTGTAAAAGTCGAATTTTCGGCCATGAACTAGTACGGCAATTTTCTGGTCTTCCACTGGTTATTTCGACTCCATTTTTGCTCATCCAATCCCTTGCGACAGAGAAAACGAGAATCGTCGAGATTCGGCCAAAATGTGATTCCTGGAGCCGAATTGGCGCGTCTGTAGAGACTCGGAAGGTCCTCCTGGCGTTTCGAGGAATTTTCCACTTTGCGTAGAAATTTCCGCGCCATCACTCCTTGTCTTTCATTATCCATAAATTTGGCCGAAAAGCGCTTCTTTAGAACCTCATGCACCTCTGAAACTCGCCGAGATAGTCAGGCACTGGACGGACGCCCTTTGCAGCTTAGTTTTGGACAATTTATAGTAGATAGACATTTATGCTAGACTTTAACCTTTTTGTTACTGTAAATCCGAGCCTTTTGGTCCCATAGCCGAGTCTGTGGGCCATACAGCGATTTTGTACTCTAGACAGCCACTCGTCTCACACATTGCGGATTTTCTGGGCTCTGCAGCCTCTAAAGCCCAGTGTGTAGGTAATTTAGTGGTTTAAGCTCTGTCTAGTATTTTAGGATCAGATAGAATAGACCTTGTGGGCCAGAGGGTCGCCTTTGTAGGTTATAAAGGCATAGACGGATGTTTTGAGGCATATAAACGATAAAGACAAAGACGAACTGATGTTTCATTGTAAATTGTGCCCATAAACCACGAAATGGAGTCGATGGGATCGGACTCCCTGCAGGGAGTGGCCAGAGTATTTGCTTCAGAGGATGGATTAGGGACGTATACACTGAATAGCGACCCAGAAGATGTTGCCTCGTTGGATTATGGAAGCATGCACGGGAGTAACTTGAGCGTTAGCAGGGATGGAAGTATTGAGATTGTCAGCAGGACCAGTAGCAAAGATGTGAATCAGGAAAATGTTGAGAGGGTCCCAAGTGCAGAGTATAGAAGcagtatggagatgaatAGGGAAGGTAGCGTGGATTCGTATGGAGGGGCCCAAGTCGTCAGAAGGGAGAGTTTACACTCTAGTAGACTGGAAGATTCTGATTTTATCCGACCAGGTACTCGCACTAGCATTGTCAGTAATGATGCTGCGCTAATTGACGGTAGTGTTGGAATGAGTGAGAATGACATGGAACGTGGAAGTACTTTTGGGTTGCGTTCCATGTATGCCTCCAGGGAGATGGATCAAGAAACTAGTGCGTACGAAAATCAGAAGAGCGGGCAGTATGGATACGCGGAAAATGATGGTAGTATACACAAGATGACAAGCGGTGTGGTACCAGACTTGATAAACGAGGCAAATACCCTCCAAGATGAAATTGAGGACATTTTCAAGCAACTTGATGAAGAACATGGTGTAAATGCTCTTGTAGGTACAGACGATTCTCCGCATATGGGCTCACCTTGCACATCAAACATGAATACCCAGACGAGTATGTCTAATAGGGACTCGCACGACGCATGTACTTCCACATTTACCCCTAGAGAGGTGGAAAGAAAGGCACTAGTTCGATTACGCTCTGAATTGGATAAACTAAAGGAGAAGCTAAAATATGCCAATCAGACAGATAATACAATTGTGAAAAAGAATAGTGTCGCCTGGGAGATTACAGATTCCCTTCTCAAGGAAGAGGAGatcaagaagaaaattGAAGAGAAACAGGCTGAATTAGAAAGGGAAATTGCAAGGTGCAGACTCTCCAAGGGCCCAACTCTTAGGGATTACTATACAAAGTGGGCAGAAAAGAGAGGGAAGTTTGGAAAAACTCACGAGGGCCCAGTATGCACATGTGTCCCGCAAGAGCACGTGCATGCACAAACTATTCATTTTAACGAGCCACCCCAATATACAAATTTCGGAAACATGAATACCCATTCATTTAGAATTCCAATGGATGAATCTACACTTCCAACAGTTGTACCAATAATGTACTCTGATGGAGATCAAGTTGCCTGCACATGTGGCAGTCCCACCCCGTCATCGGTATACGTTCGTGGAACTTGGAACCCTCGAGATGGAACTATTAGAATAAGTAATAATTTGAATGTTGAATCTAAATTTTGCAAACTAATTGACAGCTCTCACACTAATGATCAGGACCCTGTAAATTCCACACGAGGTGGTGATGCCCCTGAGGACACATGTGtagatgaaaatggtgCAGAGGTAGCTGCTACTAATGAGGTGGATGATTTCGCTTGCAAAGAAAACACTATAGAGCATATAAATGTGGATACACAATGTAATCTCTCATCTTCACGCACTGGTAGCGATGATGACGATGATTTTTACAAGAGCATGAAAAATGCCCAGTATGTAGATGCAATGGGTTATGCCATACCATATCCTGGATATACACAATGGAACTACCCCTATCACCCATATGATGAACACTTGTATACTCCCTATAGGGAACAGTCACGCCCTCTATATGCACCAATGACCCATCCATACCCAAGACGATGGATGCAAGAACAGAATGGACCATACCCACAGAACTTTGACTATACACCATACAGAGAACCGTGCTCTGACGACAGCATGCGCTATTCAACTCTCAATCAAGCACAATACAGTGACTTTAGCCCACACAAATCGGAGCGTGCTCTTCTCGCAAACAAGTTTAAATCACTCAATGACTTTTATGAATATGAAAGGGATGAATATTATGATACTTCTGGACCATGTCCCGCGAATCTAAAGAATATGGACGTCTATGGCAAGGAATGCAAGCACTATCACTACCACACTCACTATGGTGGCAAAAAGCACAGATGCAAGCATAGTAAAAAGTGTAAGCGCAAGCACAGGCATAAGGACGGATGTAAACATaggaaagaagaagagacTCTTGTAGACGTTACCACCACGCCAGATGTTAAAAGCCAGGACCCAAAATCTGGTGATGCTGCAACTCCATTTTGCGGATTTGGATTCTATGGATGCACTGGAAAAGATGTACTAGAGGAATCATCTCCAGCAAGCTTAGCCTCGAATACACCACTCAATATTCCAATTGGACGAGGCGCATATAGCGATGCATCATCCTCGTACAGCAGTTGCACAAACTCTGGTCAACAGACACCAATGTGCAATCCACAGGTTATGGAAATGATCAAAAAGCTCCCGGTATTCAATCGTAATGTTGCAAAAAAGAAGTCTGACAAGAGTCCCAACTCTTTGGCGATACGCATACCAGTCTACACATACAAGGGAATGGACACAACACCCACTAGTATTGATGCATCTGCATATTCTCACTCGGGGGACTTTACATTTAGAGGAGAGGAGCTCGGTTATACCCATCCACAACAAAGCTACCAGGTTGTTTAGTCTGTGttttaatgtaaaatatttaaaagGAGCAATTTCAGCACATGGTGTTGGTAAATTTAATTTATAAGCGCATTCTATATGCTCCTGCAGCGGCAGCTTTTCGTATAGCTTGAATCCACAATTTGTGGAGTGGCATTCCCTTGAGTTTTGCGTGATAGagaatcttcattcttgtcCTCCTGATCCTAACATCCTTTTCGTTATTCGCAGTTGATTGTCCTGCAATTAGATTTAGACCAGCAACAAGCAACTCTAGAGTAGAATCTACTGGGTTGTAAAAGTGAAGGTAGCCTTTTTTTGTGCAGATTGTAAAAAAGTTCCATGGGAACCCAGTAATCATGTCTGCATACTTGGAATATCCAATAGAGTCATAACCAAAATTTACGCCGATGATATCGGAGAGTTTAATTTGAATGCCCATTTTCCGCTTAATTATCAGCATCTTTCCTTTAATGAATATGGAGGCATCCACAAATTTGTTTTTGAAGAGTCCAATTTTCAAGAGTTGCACCTTTATTGGTTTCTTGAGTTTTTCAGTGTAAATTAAATTTTTGAGATTTTGTGATACGTCCTTGTTCCTATTCGACGTCCTGTTGATCATATTCTTTAATCTGCAACGTTCGTATTCAATTTGTTTAATCTTTTTTTCGGATTCTATACACCCCTGACAGTCTGGCTCCTTCAATCCAATCTCCGCGAATGCATTCATCATTTCCTTCAGTTGTTTCCTAAAACCAAGCTTCAGATCGTCTTCCAGCCTCTCTAGGGCAGGTTCCACTGGAATCTTTTCTGCAGCATTAATAGCGCCCTTTATATTCTCATAAATCGTGGGTGCTTGAGTAGCAGTTTCATCTGCAGTAGCCTTGACAACTTCAGTCGCATTTAACATGTGCATGTATAGAGCCTGCAGACCGTTTTCTATGCTCTGTACCTTGGCCCTT
This region of Theileria equi strain WA chromosome 1, complete sequence genomic DNA includes:
- a CDS encoding WD repeat domain containing protein (encoded by transcript BEWA_026100A); its protein translation is MPSPTSGITIDIQKNTGQGAGSTTYGGTNNQDVRLERGENPPGSGFWKFKHTSATGAPFQVQEVKFGATPVPDIGTGDGKNVSHLVVWYWRETLETMTNPLLVEVFRNGSYTYNYNKGGGTSWTSLPLRPKPLTIQLTGKTLEIQLDNLNCYLNQAITLNLSHQNSHTHKNGSYCCYYHTPNSGKRVSVTLRTVRCRQNHQSADCYKHTVNTGEWRVAAIKYDPTRGITRNRITLDGQISPPHVKSVYTFYCNKNPVLIYVEGGDKVKGWYKKPTTTGNGNTDEQWTKVRNLDGITPDSAGENCTNWTALKDALREVNCNSYSTCPQQQPPPPPPPLPGGAGPAASGPGGKDSDRDATGNKCDSITGACTDKELLECVAGDLASVIVKSAELGAVGSVVAGALSAAGVGTALQLAKDIFASDGNPESVPGEGALSQVTRNYNDNHDVQEDAQLSGEAPTPAALEVNPKEAGQNGVQREEVPAADLTDQVPDTESETKILLQGTPVAQIAEDAKDGERLKEHLSAHRSASLGPSGPQGTGGDEAGTTANLQAAGADITLAASTTTATAVSEHTPEPLQGTDESVTVWKCRSGEPKLRLEYKSEEHADSFVTSFYCSRSFVYVGYSNGTVRRFTLPDQLDHHGLKIVNEDFYLHGHKSAVVCFAVEPSLAIWVTGSQDCDIVVWADDTGKFRLEGHRNEVTALEFVKFSNETFLVSTSKDCIIKIWDLTSQVCIQSIVDSTGELYALGIGHSRMYVGGSENRIRCYKLDMSGKDLDTEYNVPVYAREMSPINRQEGRGICRFLNVQTVNDARSTKSTYLYSVSYKFVEVYKICDEKEGIKRRDRRLKRVLEKKKAKRNKLREALKAAGMAITTNFANIDEEIQALESTLRGGAAIQNTKDVVMEEPDSTMESNEASVDTSDEILFLYSVNLVEHISSFNVFPGGFIAGHSSNIFGTWKLQAEEAVSDFQCSFGHSGQITHLSVSHDDTMIMSVAADGLRIWNSYTHHCVKVLPFSSGNSALFLAGNQHALVGSSKGVYALHVDSCEMYSLNEDQVLKMCLHPNYATIAVALKNSVEIYRLKMQDKKIVLEATNRVDVPDVPTDLHYSPNGQYLAVSLQDSTILTFYADSLRLFLTLYGHKLPVNSIAISSDSTLLASTSLDKTVKIWGLDFGNIHKSFLAHSKPASGCQWINETHYLVTIGLDYLVKIWDCDTFELITQLRGHNRPVRSLSISSDAHFFAVAGNDSTIRFWERTDEQVFLSEEREKELEHQLESEALREDIHQTIPIDEDNIQKKATKKTVESVKTTEYLIQTIDEAEEYRKALEEYKKDDDPGAVPPKPPLELFGKSPQEHVLQAILRMNYGVVYEVLIALPFLYAEKLLYYIVEALESYGSKMQHGVKNMHSMEPACRVALIIIQIFFRQFSILSQHRSLVVRLQAQIPQILQFEMVSFVIALDSSWSSKR
- a CDS encoding hypothetical protein (encoded by transcript BEWA_026110A), which produces MGSDSLQGVARVFASEDGLGTYTLNSDPEDVASLDYGSMHGSNLSVSRDGSIEIVSRTSSKDVNQENVERVPSAEYRSSMEMNREGSVDSYGGAQVVRRESLHSSRLEDSDFIRPGTRTSIVSNDAALIDGSVGMSENDMERGSTFGLRSMYASREMDQETSAYENQKSGQYGYAENDGSIHKMTSGVVPDLINEANTLQDEIEDIFKQLDEEHGVNALVGTDDSPHMGSPCTSNMNTQTSMSNRDSHDACTSTFTPREVERKALVRLRSELDKLKEKLKYANQTDNTIVKKNSVAWEITDSLLKEEEIKKKIEEKQAELEREIARCRLSKGPTLRDYYTKWAEKRGKFGKTHEGPVCTCVPQEHVHAQTIHFNEPPQYTNFGNMNTHSFRIPMDESTLPTVVPIMYSDGDQVACTCGSPTPSSVYVRGTWNPRDGTIRISNNLNVESKFCKLIDSSHTNDQDPVNSTRGGDAPEDTCVDENGAEVAATNEVDDFACKENTIEHINVDTQCNLSSSRTGSDDDDDFYKSMKNAQEPCSDDSMRYSTLNQAQYSDFSPHKSERALLANKFKSLNDFYEYERDEYYDTSGPCPANLKNMDVYGKECKHYHYHTHYGGKKHRCKHSKKCKRKHRHKDGCKHRKEEETLVDVTTTPDVKSQDPKSGDAATPFCGFGFYGCTGKDVLEESSPASLASNTPLNIPIGRGAYSDASSSYSSCTNSGQQTPMCNPQVMEMIKKLPVFNRNVAKKKSDKSPNSLAIRIPVYTYKGMDTTPTSIDASAYSHSGDFTFRGEELGYTHPQQSYQVV